From Nostoc flagelliforme CCNUN1, a single genomic window includes:
- a CDS encoding DEAD/DEAH box helicase, with product MAITVKLNELIQQPENAILSISTLLGQKLALLDCSGVVAVTPEQLTLLFTAIPENWQLTEIKEVFDFSTITPTFNHQLQDWINQRLGYIQPQTSITDYELTTTNELDIFNFRNEIIGDYRRYIESFLKIRDRKVKEFVDAELDKGQLWTDPLVQLNPSYKKGATVKELVQQRSLHPDCEKYFYKKDGTPFTFHYHQKQAFETAQRQEPYVVTTGTGSGKSMTYVVPIFDDLMRHPEFSGVRAILVYPMNALINSQKEELDKFLRQVPNTHIRVEKYTGQESLTRKTEIQNNPPHILLTNYVMLELMLSRTHENKLVESPNLKFLVLDELHTYRGRQGADVAILIRKLRQRSKSNDELLCIGTSATMSTVGSREQRRQVVADVASKLFGVEIKPGNVIDETLERSIQRAEPTIEQLRQGILADLPTDLEQTLTEFRNHSLSYWIEMNFGLEEREGHLVRRQPISLETGATKLAEQTQLSEEICLTVLKQMFLWGSKTNGLAFRLHQFISQGGSVYATIESRDKRYLTLEGQYTTTDNRLLYPLVFCRECGQDYYVVRYDADKHIILPQLPTALDISPDDADITEGYLTLDEPELWDTSDEDRLPDSWFSETKKKGRVAKKDFVRFIPRKLQILPNGKVTSSLLQGTTCWFIPKPFLTCLNCGVLHDKKRNEFAKLSRLSSEGRSTATTLLCLSTTSRLKQVFTGDKAKAAKILSFTDNRQDASLQAGHFNDFVQTSFLRAALLGAIQAKGQLTHSELASVVVQYMGITQNDYAKQPAEFSGGKRRNEEAFRKLIEYRLYEDLRRGWRIVQPNLEQCGLLVIEYNGLQEDCADNNLWQKHRHPLLLQATPQQRFVITQAFLNHLRRELAIDAKLLQPDQKDSLKSEVIQALKEPWVFDENEYLYLATWATISTGGNEKAKVKLTTRSKIGRFLRSPNTWSLRNQLLTDVEFNSLITTLIDALCDAGYLVQEKSEVQLRIDSLLWKATNLKEIPTDPLTSRRLQGNDKPNISINQFFQGFYQTNALQIQTMEGREHTGQVSNKDRQEREEKFRQGQLAALFCSPTMELGIDISDLSVVHLRNVPPSPANYAQRSGRAGRSGQQALVITYASIGSGHDQYFFKRQNQMVAGVVAPPKLELANQDLIKSHVYSIWLAHTGVYLEDSMNKILDLELENYPLKDRIRQQLTLSQAKLTQCLQAAQSIFSDFFCQEDLQKASWYSVNWLQLTIENALNAFDRACKRWRDLYIESVKQLESARRTIDRFARGDVAPEERNNAEAQAREAQRQIDLLVGHSQGKSNSQFEFYPYRYFAAEGFLPGFNFPRLPVRAFIPAGEGGEFISRPRSMALREFAPNNILYYEGSKFMVAKTKVPVGGIEGEYKRVSVCANCGYYHDGDFRDTCENCGAEIKPDAHGNVAKLTRVLPMETAIARRRERITCDEEERLKYGYNITTHFRYASQKRESAIVQASDGTPLFKLTYGATATIWRINRGLKKNREERGFKLNPTTGVWGDYKNPQTQQTPDSLHTEVNLMVDDTCNILIVEPLNVPVEDREAFIATLQYTLETAIQAVYKLEADELDSERLGEGKYLLFWEAAEGGAGVLSQLLEKPEAFRKIADAAFDICHFTQPKDSCIQACYECLLSYRNQFDHALINRHLIKPWLDLLLESSVITQIKGLSRDQQYQKLLEQTDPYSDFERVVLQEIYQRGYKLPNAAQKFIPEANCKPDFVYEEEAIAIFCDGSVHDSPDQRKQDKIERDNLRYETGYTVLTLSHSEGWQTELLVLASL from the coding sequence ATGGCTATAACTGTAAAGCTAAATGAATTAATCCAGCAACCAGAGAATGCTATTTTATCTATCAGCACTCTATTAGGTCAAAAATTAGCATTATTAGATTGCTCAGGTGTGGTTGCCGTTACTCCAGAGCAATTAACACTTTTATTTACAGCTATCCCTGAGAATTGGCAGTTAACCGAAATTAAAGAAGTTTTCGATTTCTCCACAATTACCCCAACCTTTAACCACCAACTTCAAGACTGGATTAACCAACGTTTAGGATACATCCAACCTCAAACTTCCATTACTGACTACGAGTTAACAACTACAAATGAGCTTGATATCTTCAACTTCCGCAACGAGATAATAGGCGACTACCGCCGCTATATAGAAAGCTTCCTCAAAATCCGCGATCGCAAAGTCAAAGAATTTGTAGACGCAGAATTAGACAAAGGGCAACTTTGGACTGACCCCCTAGTTCAACTCAATCCCAGTTACAAAAAAGGTGCAACAGTTAAAGAATTAGTACAACAGCGAAGCCTTCATCCAGACTGCGAGAAATATTTCTACAAAAAAGACGGCACACCCTTTACTTTCCATTACCACCAAAAGCAAGCATTTGAAACTGCACAACGCCAAGAACCCTACGTTGTTACTACAGGCACAGGTTCCGGTAAAAGCATGACTTACGTCGTGCCGATCTTTGATGATTTAATGCGTCATCCCGAATTTTCAGGAGTCAGGGCAATATTGGTTTATCCCATGAATGCCTTAATTAACTCCCAAAAAGAAGAACTCGACAAATTTTTACGCCAAGTTCCGAATACTCATATTCGTGTTGAAAAATATACCGGACAAGAAAGTTTAACCAGGAAAACCGAAATTCAAAACAATCCACCCCATATTTTACTCACCAACTACGTGATGTTAGAGTTAATGCTCTCACGCACTCACGAAAATAAACTGGTAGAGTCTCCCAATTTAAAATTCCTGGTACTGGATGAATTACACACCTATCGCGGACGACAAGGTGCAGACGTTGCCATATTAATCCGCAAACTCCGTCAGCGTAGCAAAAGTAATGACGAATTACTCTGCATTGGTACAAGTGCCACTATGTCAACGGTCGGTTCCCGCGAACAACGCCGTCAGGTTGTGGCAGATGTCGCTAGTAAGTTATTTGGCGTGGAAATCAAACCCGGAAATGTCATTGATGAAACCCTAGAACGTTCTATCCAACGTGCTGAACCTACTATTGAACAACTGCGCCAAGGAATCTTGGCAGATTTACCAACCGATTTAGAACAAACACTAACAGAATTCCGAAACCACTCCCTGAGCTACTGGATCGAGATGAACTTCGGTTTAGAAGAAAGAGAAGGGCATCTCGTCCGCCGTCAACCGATTAGTTTAGAAACGGGTGCAACCAAACTTGCCGAACAAACCCAGCTTTCAGAGGAAATTTGTTTAACAGTCCTCAAACAGATGTTTCTGTGGGGAAGTAAAACTAATGGACTTGCTTTTCGCCTACATCAGTTCATTTCTCAAGGGGGAAGCGTTTACGCCACGATTGAAAGTCGAGACAAACGCTATTTAACCCTTGAAGGTCAATATACAACCACCGACAACCGCCTACTTTATCCCCTTGTTTTTTGTCGGGAATGTGGACAGGATTATTATGTCGTGCGCTACGATGCCGATAAGCATATTATCCTGCCGCAATTGCCCACTGCATTGGATATCAGTCCTGACGATGCAGATATTACTGAAGGTTATCTTACTCTAGATGAACCAGAACTGTGGGATACAAGCGATGAAGATAGACTTCCTGACTCTTGGTTTAGTGAAACCAAAAAGAAAGGACGGGTTGCCAAAAAAGACTTTGTACGGTTTATTCCTCGCAAACTCCAAATCCTACCCAATGGTAAAGTTACATCCTCCTTGTTGCAAGGAACCACTTGTTGGTTTATTCCTAAGCCCTTTCTGACCTGTCTGAACTGCGGCGTACTTCATGATAAGAAGCGAAACGAATTTGCTAAACTCTCTCGCCTCAGCAGTGAAGGGCGCAGTACCGCTACCACTCTACTTTGTCTTTCTACCACCAGCCGACTTAAGCAAGTCTTCACAGGGGATAAAGCCAAAGCCGCCAAAATTCTCAGCTTTACCGATAATCGTCAAGATGCTTCATTACAAGCGGGGCATTTCAATGATTTTGTCCAAACCAGTTTCTTACGGGCTGCACTTTTAGGTGCAATTCAAGCCAAAGGGCAACTCACTCACAGCGAATTAGCCAGCGTTGTCGTGCAGTACATGGGAATTACTCAAAACGACTATGCCAAGCAACCAGCAGAATTTAGTGGCGGTAAGCGGCGCAATGAAGAAGCCTTTCGCAAACTGATTGAATATCGTCTTTACGAAGACTTGCGTCGGGGATGGCGCATCGTCCAACCCAACCTCGAACAGTGCGGCCTGTTGGTAATTGAGTACAATGGGCTACAAGAAGACTGTGCTGACAACAACCTTTGGCAAAAACACCGCCATCCTCTTTTACTACAAGCCACTCCGCAACAACGTTTCGTAATTACCCAAGCATTCCTCAACCATTTGCGACGAGAATTGGCAATTGATGCTAAACTTTTACAACCAGACCAAAAAGATTCACTCAAAAGCGAAGTCATTCAAGCTCTGAAAGAACCTTGGGTATTCGATGAGAACGAATATTTATACTTAGCAACTTGGGCAACTATTAGCACTGGTGGTAATGAAAAAGCGAAAGTTAAACTTACTACTAGAAGCAAAATTGGACGATTTTTGCGATCGCCAAATACATGGTCGCTCCGTAACCAACTTTTAACAGATGTAGAGTTCAACAGCTTAATCACTACTCTAATTGATGCTTTATGTGATGCTGGCTACCTAGTGCAAGAAAAATCTGAGGTACAGCTACGCATAGACTCACTACTATGGAAAGCAACCAACCTCAAGGAAATTCCTACCGATCCCTTAACATCGCGTCGCTTGCAGGGTAACGATAAACCCAATATATCCATTAACCAATTTTTCCAAGGTTTTTACCAAACCAATGCCTTGCAAATCCAAACAATGGAAGGGCGAGAACATACCGGACAGGTAAGCAACAAAGACCGTCAAGAACGGGAAGAAAAATTCCGTCAAGGACAATTAGCTGCATTGTTTTGTTCTCCGACAATGGAATTAGGTATTGACATTTCTGACCTTAGCGTTGTCCATCTCCGAAACGTTCCCCCCAGTCCTGCTAATTACGCTCAACGTAGCGGTCGTGCTGGTAGAAGTGGACAGCAAGCTTTAGTAATTACTTATGCTTCCATTGGTAGCGGTCACGATCAATACTTTTTCAAACGACAAAATCAAATGGTTGCTGGGGTAGTTGCTCCACCAAAATTAGAATTAGCCAACCAGGATTTAATTAAATCTCATGTGTATTCGATTTGGCTGGCGCACACTGGGGTTTACTTGGAAGATTCCATGAATAAAATCTTGGATTTGGAATTAGAAAACTATCCCCTCAAAGACAGAATTCGCCAACAACTTACCCTGAGCCAAGCCAAATTAACCCAATGTCTGCAAGCCGCCCAATCTATCTTCTCAGACTTTTTCTGCCAAGAGGATCTGCAAAAAGCTTCTTGGTATTCTGTAAATTGGTTACAGTTAACCATCGAAAATGCTCTGAATGCTTTTGACCGGGCCTGTAAGCGTTGGCGAGATTTATATATAGAGTCAGTTAAGCAGTTAGAATCTGCCCGTCGTACTATTGACCGTTTTGCTAGAGGTGATGTTGCTCCCGAAGAACGTAACAATGCGGAAGCACAGGCACGAGAAGCACAACGACAAATTGATCTACTTGTAGGACACAGCCAAGGCAAAAGTAATTCCCAGTTTGAATTTTATCCTTATCGTTACTTTGCCGCCGAAGGGTTTTTACCAGGGTTTAACTTTCCCCGCCTCCCGGTTCGGGCATTTATTCCGGCTGGTGAAGGTGGTGAATTCATCTCCCGCCCCCGCTCAATGGCATTACGGGAATTTGCTCCCAATAATATTCTTTACTACGAAGGTAGTAAATTCATGGTGGCCAAAACTAAAGTTCCTGTTGGCGGCATTGAAGGCGAGTATAAACGGGTGAGCGTTTGTGCTAACTGCGGGTATTACCACGACGGCGATTTTCGTGATACTTGTGAAAATTGCGGTGCAGAAATTAAACCTGATGCTCATGGCAATGTAGCCAAATTGACTCGTGTACTGCCAATGGAAACTGCGATCGCTCGTCGTCGAGAACGCATTACCTGCGACGAAGAAGAACGGCTCAAGTACGGCTACAACATCACCACTCATTTCCGCTATGCTAGCCAAAAGCGGGAATCAGCTATTGTCCAAGCATCTGACGGTACGCCACTGTTCAAATTAACCTATGGAGCTACAGCTACCATTTGGCGAATTAATCGGGGGCTGAAGAAGAATAGAGAAGAACGAGGATTTAAGCTCAATCCAACAACGGGTGTATGGGGCGACTATAAAAATCCACAGACTCAACAGACACCCGATAGCTTACATACCGAAGTGAATTTAATGGTTGATGATACTTGCAATATTTTGATTGTTGAGCCATTAAATGTTCCTGTTGAGGACAGAGAAGCTTTTATTGCCACCTTGCAATACACCTTAGAAACTGCAATTCAAGCCGTTTACAAATTAGAAGCCGATGAACTCGACTCTGAAAGACTAGGCGAAGGCAAATACCTGCTTTTTTGGGAAGCTGCTGAAGGTGGTGCAGGGGTACTCTCTCAGCTATTAGAAAAACCAGAGGCATTTAGAAAAATTGCTGATGCAGCTTTCGACATTTGTCATTTTACACAACCTAAAGACAGTTGTATTCAAGCTTGCTATGAATGTTTGCTCTCTTACCGCAATCAATTTGACCATGCACTGATAAATCGTCACCTCATCAAACCTTGGCTTGACCTCTTACTGGAGAGTAGCGTTATTACTCAAATCAAAGGGCTTTCTCGCGATCAGCAATATCAAAAATTGCTGGAGCAAACAGACCCTTACTCTGATTTTGAGCGTGTGGTTTTGCAAGAGATTTATCAACGGGGCTACAAATTACCTAATGCTGCTCAGAAATTTATTCCAGAGGCGAACTGTAAACCAGATTTTGTTTATGAGGAGGAGGCGATCGCTATTTTCTGTGATGGTTCAGTTCATGATAGCCCCGATCAGCGCAAGCAAGATAAAATTGAGCGCGATAATCTTAGGTACGAGACTGGTTATACTGTCCTTACCTTAAGCCATAGTGAAGGTTGGCAAACTGAATTGCTTGTTTTAGCAAGTTTATAA
- a CDS encoding helix-turn-helix transcriptional regulator, which produces MSTNAIGELGDELMIIDKSLIASIRWNKELGRKLKILRGTESMQSLAKRAGCAYQLIQHLERGEYPESSPRNSAPTVSTEKLEGICQALSIKIEDFLGCPLVKLPQKIQNIA; this is translated from the coding sequence ATGTCTACTAATGCAATTGGTGAATTGGGTGATGAATTAATGATTATCGATAAAAGCTTAATCGCATCTATTCGATGGAATAAGGAATTAGGCAGAAAACTGAAAATTTTACGAGGTACAGAGTCTATGCAGTCTCTGGCTAAACGAGCTGGTTGTGCTTATCAATTAATTCAACATTTGGAGCGCGGAGAATACCCAGAATCAAGTCCAAGAAACTCAGCACCTACAGTTTCTACTGAAAAGCTAGAAGGTATATGCCAAGCACTTTCTATTAAAATTGAGGATTTTCTCGGATGTCCGTTAGTAAAATTACCTCAGAAAATTCAGAATATTGCTTGA
- the ybaK gene encoding Cys-tRNA(Pro) deacylase: MKTNAARLLDKLGIAYQILSYEVDPDDLAAESTAHKVGLPPEQVFKTLVVRGDTTGICFAVVPGNAQLDLKALARISGNRKVETVALKEVQPLTGYIRGGVTALASKKDYPVYLDKTATLFEQITVSGGMRGMLLLLSPSDYLCAVNGTLGAIVQN, encoded by the coding sequence ATGAAAACCAATGCTGCTCGACTACTGGATAAACTAGGTATTGCATACCAAATCCTCAGCTATGAAGTAGATCCTGATGATTTGGCAGCTGAGAGTACAGCGCACAAAGTGGGACTTCCCCCAGAGCAAGTTTTTAAAACTTTAGTAGTCAGAGGTGACACAACAGGTATCTGTTTTGCTGTTGTACCGGGAAATGCTCAGTTGGACTTAAAAGCTTTGGCACGGATTTCAGGAAACCGCAAGGTTGAGACGGTTGCCCTGAAGGAAGTCCAGCCATTAACAGGATACATCCGTGGCGGTGTGACAGCTTTAGCGAGTAAAAAAGACTATCCTGTTTACCTTGATAAAACAGCAACCCTATTTGAGCAGATCACTGTTTCTGGTGGAATGCGAGGAATGCTGCTTCTGCTATCCCCATCTGACTATTTATGTGCGGTCAATGGCACTTTGGGAGCAATTGTACAAAATTAA